A window of the Anaerosoma tenue genome harbors these coding sequences:
- a CDS encoding septal ring lytic transglycosylase RlpA family protein: MSLRTRLIRPVVTLGVLCAIGVQVAPAAAAPTQGQVAADRAALESAVARYEEAQAESTALDTRLAEASAALDAAVAEEQLRQSLLSARVVSMYRSGEEAMLLLLFGASSIQDLEVRLDILARLARQDASNLEALKAARAEAEETARRLMEMQAEQARAMDTLAAEVAAARAQLQKSQTALEEYEARVRAAEEAARAAAAEARAKAAAQSTPSQDVSGSGEWRTAVASHYSATFTGRGASGEEIGPYTMMVAHKTLPFGTLVEFEYRGKRAVASVEDRGPYVPGREWDLGPGVVRALDFNGVHEVRYRIVSQ, from the coding sequence ATGTCGTTACGTACACGTCTCATCCGTCCGGTAGTGACGCTCGGCGTCCTGTGCGCGATCGGAGTACAGGTGGCGCCCGCCGCTGCAGCGCCTACGCAGGGGCAGGTGGCCGCTGATCGGGCCGCGCTCGAGAGCGCCGTTGCCCGGTACGAAGAGGCCCAGGCCGAGTCGACCGCGCTCGATACCCGTCTTGCCGAGGCGTCCGCCGCCCTCGATGCCGCAGTGGCCGAAGAGCAGTTGCGTCAGTCGCTGCTGAGCGCGCGGGTGGTGAGCATGTACCGCTCCGGCGAAGAGGCGATGCTTCTCCTGTTGTTCGGGGCGTCGAGCATCCAGGACCTCGAGGTGCGTCTCGACATCCTTGCGCGGCTTGCCCGCCAGGACGCTTCCAATCTCGAGGCGCTGAAGGCCGCGCGCGCCGAAGCCGAGGAGACCGCCCGGCGCCTGATGGAGATGCAGGCCGAGCAGGCGCGGGCGATGGACACGCTCGCGGCAGAGGTCGCCGCTGCCCGGGCACAGCTTCAGAAGAGCCAGACAGCGCTCGAGGAGTACGAGGCGCGGGTACGTGCCGCCGAGGAGGCTGCACGGGCCGCCGCGGCGGAGGCGCGGGCCAAAGCCGCCGCGCAGAGCACGCCGAGTCAGGACGTCTCCGGCTCAGGCGAATGGCGTACCGCGGTGGCCTCACACTACAGCGCCACCTTCACCGGCCGCGGGGCGAGCGGGGAGGAGATCGGTCCGTACACGATGATGGTCGCCCACAAGACCCTGCCCTTCGGCACGCTCGTGGAGTTCGAGTACAGGGGCAAGCGGGCCGTGGCGAGCGTCGAGGATCGCGGACCGTACGTCCCCGGACGCGAATGGGATCTGGGGCCCGGCGTGGTGCGGGCGCTCGACTTCAACGGCGTCCATGAGGTGCGATACCGCATCGTCTCGCAGTAA
- a CDS encoding GGDEF domain-containing response regulator, producing MSRILVVDDTVEARHLLRTILVHAGHDIVEAANGAEALQTLRENPFDLVISDGLMPVMDGFRLCIELRRDPATSTVPFILYTASFTDPDDAQLASTMGADAYLLKPADPSEILAVVNEMLNRSGPRKKRPLPNDRLVEAFESYSDRMEQKLDEKVADLSAMRILRDSYHSLLDNLPVYILTLDLDGRPDFTNATARTFAGVDEPAALLDHIHPEDRDKVTAFIESLLADPHPMQMSLMASGRDGAYRVFEVTGRPYDSPSGDRLGYILAAEDITRREQQKELLLHAAEYDPLTDLPTRHVFDRRFDEILRNVGKGARCALLFIDSDDLRGINDRYGFDVGDATIANIAHAIVDAVRPGDLVARLCATEFVVLAEDLGWKQANELSDAVKEAVAHAPLVPAAPEMRIGVNISINVIPEVDISAPVPAGDERAGSAPDSDSRVRDALQGVPDMLFRPVYSLDDGALTRCSVRYAYSVDDRMISGEELALGAARHGIARRMGTRIIELALVQVHATGIACSVPLSLANMLDAMIFERAELAADSAAIDATKLLFEVPDCDAEGIRPPVSWLSAARRSPIGLVHVCGDLSTLRDDRTQTGASDEIALPVTEVVDAHGEIRPTAAAAIARWRETGITITVTDIDDRAALDVLRTAGITRVSGDALSPAASSPDQLPRTLPGEE from the coding sequence ATGTCGCGTATCCTGGTCGTCGACGATACCGTCGAGGCCCGCCATCTTCTCCGCACCATCCTCGTGCACGCCGGTCACGACATAGTCGAGGCCGCCAACGGCGCCGAGGCGCTGCAGACGCTCCGCGAGAACCCGTTCGACCTGGTCATCTCCGACGGGCTGATGCCTGTCATGGACGGGTTCCGTCTGTGCATCGAACTCCGTCGTGACCCCGCAACGAGCACCGTGCCGTTCATCCTGTACACGGCGAGCTTCACCGACCCCGACGACGCGCAGCTCGCCTCGACGATGGGTGCGGACGCCTACCTGCTCAAGCCGGCCGATCCCTCGGAGATCCTCGCGGTCGTGAACGAGATGCTCAATCGTTCCGGGCCGCGGAAGAAACGGCCGTTGCCCAACGACCGTCTCGTGGAAGCGTTCGAGTCGTACAGCGACCGCATGGAGCAGAAGCTCGACGAGAAGGTCGCCGACCTGTCGGCCATGCGGATCCTCCGTGACTCGTACCACTCGCTGCTCGACAACCTCCCCGTGTACATCCTCACGCTGGACCTCGACGGGCGTCCCGACTTCACCAACGCCACCGCAAGGACCTTCGCGGGCGTGGACGAGCCTGCCGCCCTGCTCGACCACATCCATCCGGAAGACCGTGACAAGGTGACGGCCTTCATCGAATCCTTGCTCGCCGACCCGCACCCCATGCAGATGTCGCTCATGGCGAGCGGTCGTGACGGCGCCTACCGCGTCTTCGAGGTCACAGGGCGTCCCTACGACAGCCCCTCGGGGGATCGCCTCGGCTACATCCTCGCGGCCGAAGACATCACGCGCCGCGAGCAGCAGAAGGAACTGCTGCTGCATGCGGCGGAGTACGATCCGCTGACCGACCTTCCCACCCGGCACGTCTTCGACCGGCGGTTCGACGAGATCCTCCGGAACGTGGGCAAGGGAGCCCGGTGTGCGCTTCTGTTCATCGACAGCGACGACCTCAGGGGCATCAACGACCGCTACGGCTTCGACGTGGGCGACGCGACGATCGCCAACATCGCGCATGCGATCGTCGACGCGGTCCGACCGGGCGATCTGGTAGCGCGGCTCTGCGCAACTGAGTTCGTGGTGCTCGCCGAGGACCTGGGATGGAAGCAGGCAAACGAACTGTCCGACGCCGTGAAGGAGGCGGTGGCACATGCACCGCTCGTGCCCGCGGCCCCGGAGATGCGCATCGGCGTCAACATCAGCATCAACGTCATACCCGAGGTGGATATCTCCGCTCCCGTACCGGCCGGCGACGAACGTGCGGGCTCCGCGCCCGACAGCGACAGCCGCGTGCGCGATGCTCTGCAGGGCGTGCCGGACATGCTCTTCCGGCCGGTCTACTCGCTCGATGACGGCGCTCTGACGCGCTGCTCCGTACGGTACGCGTACTCGGTCGATGACCGCATGATCAGCGGCGAGGAGCTTGCGCTCGGAGCGGCGAGGCACGGCATCGCCCGACGCATGGGCACGCGGATCATCGAGCTCGCCCTCGTGCAGGTCCACGCCACGGGGATCGCCTGCTCAGTGCCGCTGTCGCTGGCGAACATGCTCGACGCGATGATCTTCGAGCGGGCGGAGCTGGCCGCCGATTCGGCCGCCATCGACGCCACCAAGCTGCTCTTCGAAGTGCCCGACTGCGACGCGGAGGGCATCCGCCCCCCGGTGAGCTGGCTGTCCGCGGCCCGGAGATCACCGATCGGCCTGGTGCACGTCTGCGGCGACCTCTCCACGCTCAGGGATGATCGAACCCAGACAGGCGCGTCCGATGAGATCGCGCTCCCGGTCACGGAGGTGGTGGATGCGCACGGGGAGATACGGCCGACCGCAGCGGCGGCGATCGCGCGGTGGCGCGAGACCGGGATCACGATCACCGTGACCGACATCGACGATCGGGCCGCCCTGGACGTGCTCCGCACGGCCGGCATCACCCGGGTCTCCGGCGATGCCCTCTCGCCGGCCGCCTCGAGCCCCGACCAGCTTCCGCGAACGCTGCCAGGAGAGGAGTAG
- a CDS encoding DegV family protein — protein sequence MAVRIVTDSACSVISDERQRLSIVSVPLHVHGADGEIPLAEQEAPSFFDQLADMESLPTTSQPTPGEFLTTFRRILSEGHDVLAVLISGGLSGTVDSALSAIQTIRHETPDARIEVVDSRSNSLQEGYAVLSAAEAAYGGASIEACRQAALETIRRTRFLFTPHTLDYLRRGGRITGASALLSVMLKIAPILTAENGETGIAGVARGARSARQKVVSLMRKDVDRFGLRRAAVQYIADAEEALRFAKEAIEPIVGAAVPIVPIPAVVGLHVGPAVGVVYETIEPMRD from the coding sequence ATGGCTGTTCGGATCGTGACGGACTCGGCGTGCAGCGTGATCTCCGATGAGCGGCAGCGGCTGTCGATAGTAAGCGTCCCGCTGCATGTGCACGGAGCCGATGGTGAGATCCCGCTTGCCGAGCAAGAGGCCCCCTCGTTCTTCGATCAGCTCGCGGACATGGAGTCGCTTCCCACGACCTCCCAGCCCACGCCCGGCGAGTTCCTCACCACCTTCCGCCGCATCCTGTCCGAGGGTCACGACGTCCTCGCGGTTCTGATCTCCGGTGGATTGAGTGGCACGGTCGACTCCGCCCTCTCGGCCATTCAGACCATCAGGCACGAGACGCCTGATGCACGCATCGAGGTGGTCGACAGCCGATCGAACAGCCTGCAGGAAGGGTATGCGGTGCTATCCGCTGCTGAGGCGGCGTATGGCGGCGCCTCGATCGAGGCGTGCCGCCAGGCAGCGCTTGAGACCATTCGCCGGACACGGTTCCTCTTCACCCCGCACACGCTCGACTACCTGCGCCGTGGCGGGCGCATCACAGGCGCGTCGGCGCTGTTGAGCGTGATGCTGAAGATCGCGCCGATACTCACCGCCGAGAACGGCGAGACCGGGATCGCCGGCGTGGCACGTGGCGCCCGTTCGGCGCGGCAGAAGGTCGTCTCCCTGATGCGCAAGGACGTCGATCGCTTCGGCCTGCGGCGGGCGGCTGTGCAGTACATCGCTGACGCTGAGGAGGCGCTGCGTTTCGCCAAGGAGGCGATCGAGCCGATCGTGGGCGCCGCGGTGCCGATCGTGCCGATACCGGCGGTGGTGGGCCTGCACGTGGGTCCGGCCGTCGGCGTGGTCTACGAGACCATCGAGCCGATGCGCGACTGA
- a CDS encoding HD-GYP domain-containing protein, translated as MSQPRECASRLSSCVRLLVTLVDDRQPGYTRHATAVARLSRMVGMRVGLDELELEHLRLASLLHDAGSLRLPFPHVGSRWDLPAEERRVWETHPRQGARMAGMLGLPPDVAATILGHHERWDGSGYPDALSEAATPLSARILGVCDVYDSARSGFMDAREVRLSEDEALEHLLCDEVSRFDQTVVGALRDALVDDREIGVLTGMYA; from the coding sequence GTGAGCCAGCCCCGCGAGTGCGCTTCCAGGCTCTCCTCGTGTGTGCGGCTGCTCGTCACGCTGGTAGACGACCGTCAGCCCGGCTACACGCGTCACGCTACCGCAGTGGCGCGCCTCTCGCGCATGGTGGGGATGCGGGTCGGACTTGACGAGTTGGAGCTCGAGCACCTGCGACTTGCGTCCCTGCTCCACGACGCGGGTTCGCTTCGCCTCCCGTTCCCTCATGTAGGCTCCCGTTGGGACCTGCCAGCCGAGGAGCGGCGCGTGTGGGAGACGCACCCCCGGCAAGGCGCGAGGATGGCCGGGATGCTCGGGCTGCCGCCTGATGTCGCGGCCACGATCCTCGGGCATCACGAGCGGTGGGACGGCTCCGGCTACCCCGACGCGCTCTCAGAGGCCGCCACGCCTCTGTCGGCACGCATACTCGGCGTGTGCGATGTCTACGACAGCGCGCGCAGCGGTTTCATGGACGCGCGGGAGGTACGGCTGAGCGAGGACGAAGCGCTCGAGCACCTGCTGTGCGACGAGGTGTCGCGGTTCGACCAGACGGTCGTTGGCGCGCTGCGCGACGCGCTCGTGGACGACCGCGAGATCGGCGTGCTCACCGGCATGTACGCCTAA
- a CDS encoding DUF2177 family protein — MTLPKLAALYGLTLVAFLAIDVVWLSTATPRLYRPALSGLLAEKPVLSAAAVFYMLYVIGVVALAVIPGVQAGSLTEALWRGALFGFLAYATYDLTNLATLRDWPLSITLIDLVWGTVLTSLTTLAGYYAAIWLKIVG; from the coding sequence ATGACTCTGCCAAAGCTTGCCGCACTGTATGGATTGACGCTCGTGGCGTTCCTGGCCATCGACGTCGTGTGGCTCTCCACCGCAACGCCCCGGCTCTACCGCCCGGCTCTGTCAGGGCTCTTGGCCGAGAAACCGGTGCTGTCGGCCGCAGCGGTCTTCTACATGCTGTACGTGATCGGCGTCGTCGCCCTCGCAGTGATCCCCGGAGTGCAGGCGGGCTCTCTCACCGAAGCGCTGTGGCGCGGCGCGCTGTTCGGGTTCCTCGCGTACGCCACGTACGACCTCACCAACCTGGCCACGCTGCGTGACTGGCCGCTCAGCATCACCCTCATCGATCTCGTGTGGGGCACCGTGCTGACCTCGCTCACCACGCTGGCCGGCTACTACGCAGCCATCTGGCTGAAGATCGTCGGCTAA
- a CDS encoding alpha-amylase family glycosyl hydrolase: protein MAGTPWWKAGVIYQIAVPSFADSNGDGWGDLRGIIEHLDHLNDGTPRSLGVDAIWLTPVNTSPMRDFGYDVADHRSIDPSFGSMADFDELIAECHRRGMRVIMDLVLNHTSNEHPWFVESRSSRDHPRRQWYVWRDGRAAGKPPNNWRSVVEGSAWEYDGRTDQYYYHAFLPFQPDLDWRNPDVRREMLDTARFWLERGVDGFRLDLVNFLYEDAALRDNPIKPGIRPWRAQSHLHDFSQPESLEVAHELRMMSDAHGERMLMGEVFSDRREDCVAFLGDGTDRLHLSFYLDFVRQRWHAGGFRRSVGWLEEHLPAHAWPCYYLDNHDLARSHSRLGGILDADARDKIVAAMLLTLRGTPILYYGQELGMVQSRIPRRLQRDPVGRKFWPLGVGRDGCRTPMQWTGEDGAGFSVGSPWLPVHASNATRSVEVETGEPDSLLSWYRDLVHLRARTPALAVGDYHEIDGVPRGVYAYLRTTPDERVTILLNFTRRTRSVTLPHATAGRSWSVLLGTHRRRDRTASGTIVLAPQEALLVRET from the coding sequence GTGGCGGGAACCCCTTGGTGGAAGGCGGGTGTGATCTACCAGATCGCGGTCCCGAGCTTCGCGGACTCCAACGGAGACGGCTGGGGCGACCTGCGGGGGATCATCGAACACCTCGACCACCTCAACGACGGAACGCCCCGATCCCTTGGCGTGGATGCCATCTGGCTCACGCCCGTCAACACATCGCCGATGCGGGACTTCGGCTACGACGTTGCCGACCACCGGTCGATCGACCCGTCCTTCGGCTCGATGGCGGACTTCGACGAGCTGATAGCCGAGTGCCACAGGCGCGGGATGCGCGTGATCATGGACCTCGTTCTCAACCACACCTCCAACGAGCACCCCTGGTTCGTTGAGTCGCGATCCTCGCGCGACCATCCGCGGCGTCAGTGGTACGTGTGGCGTGACGGAAGGGCCGCAGGCAAGCCGCCCAACAACTGGAGGTCGGTCGTGGAGGGAAGCGCCTGGGAGTACGACGGGCGCACCGACCAGTACTACTACCACGCCTTCCTCCCCTTCCAGCCCGACCTCGACTGGCGCAACCCCGACGTGCGGCGCGAGATGCTCGATACCGCACGCTTCTGGCTGGAGCGTGGCGTCGACGGGTTCCGCCTCGACCTGGTGAACTTCCTCTATGAGGACGCCGCTCTGCGCGATAACCCCATCAAGCCGGGGATACGGCCCTGGCGCGCCCAGAGTCACCTGCACGACTTCTCCCAACCGGAGAGCCTCGAGGTCGCGCATGAACTCCGAATGATGTCCGATGCCCACGGCGAACGCATGCTGATGGGAGAGGTGTTCTCGGATCGGCGCGAGGACTGCGTCGCATTCCTCGGCGACGGGACCGACCGGCTCCATCTGTCCTTCTACCTGGACTTCGTGCGCCAGCGATGGCACGCGGGGGGGTTCCGCCGCTCTGTGGGCTGGCTGGAAGAGCACCTTCCGGCCCACGCGTGGCCGTGCTACTACCTGGACAACCACGACCTGGCGCGGTCGCACTCCCGTCTGGGCGGCATCCTGGATGCGGACGCGCGCGACAAGATCGTCGCAGCCATGCTGCTCACGCTCCGCGGCACCCCCATCTTGTACTACGGCCAGGAGCTGGGCATGGTGCAGAGCCGCATCCCCCGGCGTCTCCAGCGCGACCCCGTCGGCCGCAAGTTCTGGCCGCTTGGCGTGGGCCGCGATGGATGCCGTACCCCGATGCAGTGGACCGGCGAGGACGGCGCCGGCTTCTCGGTAGGCTCCCCGTGGCTTCCCGTGCACGCATCGAACGCCACTCGGAGCGTGGAGGTCGAGACCGGCGAGCCGGACTCGCTCTTGTCCTGGTATCGCGACCTTGTACACCTCCGTGCGCGGACGCCCGCTCTCGCGGTGGGCGACTACCACGAGATCGACGGGGTACCGCGCGGCGTGTACGCGTACCTGCGCACGACGCCGGACGAACGTGTGACCATCCTGCTGAACTTCACGCGCAGGACACGCTCCGTGACGTTACCCCACGCCACGGCGGGGCGCTCGTGGAGCGTACTGCTCGGCACACATCGACGACGGGACCGGACGGCGTCTGGCACGATCGTGCTCGCCCCTCAAGAAGCGCTGCTCGTACGCGAGACGTGA
- a CDS encoding LuxR C-terminal-related transcriptional regulator: MDPTRVMLIGRKTMCLEGLAAILGADPEIELVGRSADWQEGVARARVLEPDVVVVDMVHCDECGPSSPVSCVSEFTDSRVVIVGLPDSDPGIIDAFEAGALGYLSLHGQSAEDIRRVIATVAAGEAALDPKLSANVLARMRRLARTSDRSMAREVAPTDREHDVLRLLVEGHSNRQIAQELQVSESTVKNHLHALYSKMGVESRGQAISEAIRRGLATP; the protein is encoded by the coding sequence ATGGATCCCACACGCGTGATGCTCATAGGACGCAAGACGATGTGTCTCGAGGGGCTCGCGGCCATCCTTGGAGCCGATCCCGAGATCGAGCTCGTGGGCAGGTCGGCCGACTGGCAGGAAGGTGTCGCCCGGGCCCGCGTGCTCGAACCTGACGTCGTGGTGGTGGACATGGTCCACTGCGACGAATGCGGGCCGTCGAGCCCGGTCTCGTGCGTATCGGAGTTCACAGACTCCAGGGTGGTGATCGTGGGGCTTCCCGACTCCGACCCCGGCATCATCGACGCCTTCGAGGCAGGCGCCCTCGGCTACCTGTCGCTCCACGGGCAGAGCGCGGAGGACATCCGCCGTGTGATCGCCACCGTGGCCGCGGGAGAGGCGGCGCTCGACCCCAAGCTGTCCGCGAACGTGCTGGCACGCATGCGCAGGCTCGCGCGCACCTCCGATCGCAGCATGGCGCGAGAGGTCGCGCCCACCGACCGCGAACACGACGTGCTGCGGTTGCTCGTGGAGGGCCACTCCAACCGTCAGATAGCGCAAGAGCTCCAGGTCTCCGAGAGCACCGTGAAGAACCACCTGCATGCGTTGTACTCCAAGATGGGAGTGGAGTCGCGCGGGCAGGCGATCAGCGAGGCGATCCGCCGCGGTCTGGCAACGCCTTAG